The Gammaproteobacteria bacterium genome has a segment encoding these proteins:
- a CDS encoding UDP-glucose/GDP-mannose dehydrogenase family protein, translating to MRITVHGTGYVGLVTGACLAEVGNQVTCVDIDASKVKTLEQGQVPFYEPGLDKMVRRNASAGRLRFTTDVAAGIRHGPFQFIAVGTPKDEDGSADLAHVLTVARAIGSEMNEYRVIVTKSTVPVGTADKVREAVAEALQRRGVSIDFDVVSNPEFLKEGAAVGDFMKPDRIIVGSSSERATEMLRDLYEPFSRNHDKIIVMDVRSAELTKYAANAMLATKISFMNELANMAEVCGADVERVRVGIGSDPRIGFEFIYPGCGYGGSCFPKDVSALIRSGEEHGYRMELVQAVENVNDRQKGLLFEKIRAFFGGQMKGRTIALWGLAFKPNTDDMREASSGVLMQQAWAAGARIRAYDPKAQLEAKRIFGERSDLVYCATATEALEGADVLAVVTEWQEFRSPDFELIRERLSGKAIFDGRNIYDPAMVTRMGLRYFGVGRGERIRSRP from the coding sequence ATGCGAATAACAGTTCATGGCACTGGGTATGTAGGGCTGGTCACAGGCGCCTGCCTCGCCGAGGTCGGCAACCAGGTGACCTGTGTGGATATAGATGCCAGCAAGGTCAAGACCCTGGAGCAGGGCCAGGTGCCGTTCTACGAGCCGGGGCTCGACAAGATGGTGCGCCGCAACGCCAGTGCGGGCCGCCTGCGGTTCACCACGGATGTCGCAGCCGGGATCCGGCACGGTCCTTTTCAGTTTATCGCTGTCGGCACGCCCAAGGATGAAGACGGCTCTGCGGATCTTGCGCACGTGCTGACAGTGGCGCGCGCGATCGGCAGCGAAATGAATGAGTACAGGGTGATCGTCACGAAGTCGACGGTGCCGGTCGGTACGGCCGACAAGGTGCGTGAAGCGGTCGCAGAAGCCCTGCAGCGTCGTGGCGTATCGATCGATTTTGACGTCGTGTCCAATCCGGAGTTTCTCAAGGAGGGGGCCGCGGTCGGAGACTTCATGAAGCCCGACCGGATTATCGTAGGTTCGAGTTCCGAACGGGCAACGGAGATGCTGCGGGACCTGTATGAGCCGTTCAGCCGCAATCACGACAAGATCATCGTAATGGACGTGCGTTCTGCGGAGTTGACGAAGTACGCCGCCAACGCGATGTTGGCGACAAAGATCAGCTTCATGAACGAACTCGCCAACATGGCGGAGGTCTGCGGTGCGGACGTCGAGCGGGTGCGTGTAGGAATCGGCTCAGATCCGCGAATCGGTTTCGAGTTCATTTACCCGGGTTGCGGATACGGCGGGTCGTGTTTTCCCAAGGACGTGAGCGCGCTGATCCGCTCGGGGGAAGAGCACGGTTACCGGATGGAACTGGTGCAGGCAGTCGAGAATGTCAACGACCGGCAGAAAGGTCTGCTGTTCGAGAAGATCCGGGCCTTTTTCGGCGGACAGATGAAAGGGCGGACGATCGCGCTTTGGGGGCTTGCCTTCAAGCCCAACACGGACGACATGCGCGAAGCATCGAGTGGCGTCCTGATGCAGCAGGCCTGGGCCGCGGGTGCGCGCATCCGTGCCTACGACCCCAAGGCGCAACTGGAGGCAAAACGCATATTTGGTGAGCGTTCGGATCTCGTGTACTGCGCTACTGCGACCGAGGCTCTCGAGGGGGCCGATGTCCTGGCCGTGGTCACGGAGTGGCAGGAGTTTCGCAGCCCGGATTTCGAACTCATACGCGAACGGCTTTCGGGGAAAGCGATCTTCGATGGCCGAAACATCTACGATCCAGCCATGGTGACGCGCATGGGCCTGAGGTATTTCGGGGTGGGCCGCGGCGAGCGAATCCGGTCCCGCCCCTGA
- a CDS encoding mannose-1-phosphate guanylyltransferase/mannose-6-phosphate isomerase, protein MKIIPVILCGGAGTRLWPLSRAQMPKQLLTLFGEHSLLQDTWLRTRKARPEVLGPQVVCNEAHRFLVDAQLLAVGIEPTLVLEPAGRNTAPAVALAALLAGAGRGGAGAMLLVLPSDHVIRDVGAFARALDAGLTAAADGELVTFGIVPERPETGYGYIRAKTGAVPHRIAEFVEKPDLATAQEYVASGSYFWNSGMFLFRAESYLQELREHAPDIYSACHRAVAEARIDQRVVHPGREAFLSSPSVSIDYAVMENTSRGTVVPMDAGWSDVGTWGALLDASAVDSNGNSLHGDVVAVGCANSLIRAESRLVGAVGLEECIVVETKDAILVAPRERAQDVKALVEELSTRNRQETVHGREVFRPWGSYDSLESRPGFQVKRLAVLPGAILSLQLHHRRAEHWVVVSGHARITLDDRIFDLKRNEHTYIPVGARHRIENPGTELLEIIEVQIGDYLGEDDIVRLEDKYGRQGRTD, encoded by the coding sequence ATGAAAATCATTCCCGTCATTCTGTGTGGAGGCGCGGGTACGCGCCTGTGGCCGCTGTCGCGGGCACAGATGCCGAAGCAACTCCTGACGCTTTTTGGGGAGCACTCGCTGCTGCAGGATACGTGGTTGCGTACCCGGAAGGCGCGGCCGGAGGTGCTCGGGCCTCAGGTCGTCTGTAACGAGGCCCATCGGTTTCTCGTCGACGCACAGTTGCTCGCTGTCGGCATCGAGCCCACGCTGGTGCTGGAGCCGGCCGGGCGTAATACGGCGCCGGCCGTGGCGCTCGCCGCGTTGCTGGCTGGCGCTGGCAGGGGCGGCGCCGGAGCGATGCTGCTGGTGTTGCCGTCAGATCATGTCATCCGCGACGTCGGTGCATTCGCCCGGGCCCTGGATGCCGGACTCACCGCTGCGGCTGATGGCGAGCTGGTCACGTTCGGCATCGTTCCTGAAAGGCCGGAAACCGGGTATGGGTACATCCGGGCCAAGACCGGCGCGGTACCGCATCGCATCGCAGAGTTTGTAGAGAAGCCGGACCTTGCTACAGCGCAGGAGTATGTGGCGTCCGGCAGCTATTTCTGGAACAGCGGCATGTTTCTGTTCAGGGCGGAGAGCTACCTGCAGGAGCTTCGCGAGCATGCACCAGACATCTATTCGGCCTGCCACCGAGCGGTTGCAGAGGCGCGCATCGACCAGCGGGTCGTCCATCCCGGGCGTGAGGCGTTTCTCAGCTCGCCGTCGGTTTCCATTGACTATGCGGTCATGGAAAACACGAGTCGCGGTACGGTGGTGCCCATGGATGCGGGCTGGAGCGATGTCGGGACCTGGGGGGCATTGCTCGACGCTTCCGCGGTCGACTCAAACGGTAATTCATTGCACGGTGACGTGGTTGCCGTTGGCTGTGCGAATTCGCTGATCCGCGCGGAGAGCCGGCTGGTTGGCGCTGTTGGGCTCGAAGAATGTATCGTCGTCGAGACCAAGGACGCAATTTTGGTGGCGCCCAGGGAGCGAGCGCAGGACGTCAAGGCACTGGTCGAGGAGTTGTCGACCCGGAATCGGCAGGAGACCGTTCATGGCCGGGAGGTCTTCCGACCCTGGGGCAGCTATGACAGTCTTGAGTCCCGCCCGGGCTTCCAGGTCAAACGACTCGCGGTTCTCCCCGGCGCCATACTGTCCCTGCAACTCCATCACCGGCGTGCCGAGCACTGGGTGGTGGTGTCAGGGCATGCCCGTATCACCCTCGACGACCGTATTTTTGACCTGAAACGAAACGAGCACACGTACATTCCGGTCGGTGCCCGTCACCGGATCGAGAACCCGGGCACGGAGTTGCTGGAAATCATCGAGGTGCAGATTGGCGACTATCTCGGTGAGGACGATATCGTTCGCCTGGAGGACAAGTATGGCCGGCAGGGACGCACAGACTGA
- a CDS encoding phosphomannomutase: MTAALACFKAYDIRGRVPDELNPELAYRIGRAYGRFIQPGSVVVGRDVRLTGPEICQALIKGLTDERVNVLDIGLCGTEEVYFATWNLRAGGGIMVTASHNPADYNGMKLVRHEARPISGDTGLDEIRRLVQEPMDEVSSQMDVRGRRQAVDNRDAYIRHLLQYVDQSSLKPLKLVVNAGNGCAGPIIDRLEPHLPFRMVKLNHEPDGAFPHGVPNPLLEENRAATREAVRSAGADFGIAWDGDFDRCFLFDEKGEFIEGYYIVGLLAEAMLQRDHGGRIVHDPRLVWNTRDVVQANGGTSIQCKTGHAFIKERMRQEDAIYGGEMSAHHYFRDFAYCDSGMIPWLLVAGLVSASDRPLSELVAERIAKFPCSGEINRKLSDPAAALMRVRDQFAPVAVSTDTTDGLSLEFDCWRFNLRLSNTEPVLRLNVETRQDMALLAERTRTILALIDQR, encoded by the coding sequence ATGACCGCAGCGCTGGCCTGCTTCAAGGCCTACGATATCCGTGGGCGTGTCCCGGATGAACTGAACCCGGAGCTTGCCTATCGCATTGGCCGGGCGTACGGGCGCTTCATACAGCCAGGTTCCGTAGTCGTTGGTCGTGACGTGCGGCTCACTGGACCCGAGATCTGCCAGGCGCTGATCAAGGGGCTGACCGACGAGCGGGTGAATGTTCTGGACATTGGCCTCTGCGGCACGGAGGAGGTCTACTTTGCCACGTGGAACCTTCGCGCCGGCGGCGGAATCATGGTTACTGCGAGCCACAATCCCGCTGACTACAACGGCATGAAGCTGGTTCGGCACGAGGCACGGCCAATAAGCGGCGACACCGGTCTTGATGAGATCCGCCGCCTTGTCCAGGAGCCCATGGACGAGGTCAGTTCCCAGATGGATGTCCGTGGTCGCCGGCAGGCGGTGGACAATCGCGACGCGTACATTCGACACCTGTTGCAATACGTCGATCAGTCGTCACTCAAGCCACTCAAGCTGGTCGTCAACGCGGGAAATGGTTGTGCGGGGCCGATCATCGATCGACTCGAGCCGCACCTTCCATTCCGCATGGTGAAGCTCAATCACGAACCGGATGGCGCATTTCCGCACGGAGTGCCAAACCCTCTGCTCGAGGAGAACAGGGCGGCAACCCGGGAGGCGGTACGCAGCGCGGGAGCGGATTTCGGCATCGCATGGGATGGTGATTTCGACCGGTGCTTCCTGTTCGATGAGAAAGGCGAGTTCATCGAGGGGTATTACATCGTCGGGTTGCTCGCCGAGGCAATGCTGCAGCGGGATCATGGCGGCCGGATCGTCCATGACCCCCGGCTGGTCTGGAATACCCGCGATGTGGTGCAAGCCAATGGTGGCACCTCCATTCAATGCAAAACGGGCCACGCATTCATCAAGGAACGAATGCGCCAGGAAGACGCGATTTATGGCGGTGAGATGAGCGCCCACCACTACTTTCGAGATTTTGCCTACTGCGACAGCGGCATGATTCCCTGGTTACTGGTGGCGGGGCTCGTCAGCGCCAGCGACAGACCGCTGTCTGAGCTGGTCGCTGAGCGCATTGCGAAGTTTCCCTGCAGCGGTGAAATCAATCGCAAACTGTCGGATCCGGCTGCAGCGCTCATGCGCGTTCGTGATCAGTTCGCTCCGGTGGCGGTTTCGACCGACACGACTGATGGTCTGAGTCTCGAGTTCGACTGCTGGCGATTCAATCTGCGTCTGTCCAATACCGAGCCAGTACTCCGGCTGAACGTTGAAACCCGTCAGGACATGGCGCTCCTGGCCGAACGTACCCGAACGATACTTGCGTTGATCGACCAACGCTGA
- a CDS encoding FemAB family PEP-CTERM system-associated protein — protein sequence MVDVSELKDRDDFPAWNQFVTGHPEGTFFHLAGWKDVIEQSFGHRTFYLFTRSGGQLTGVLPLAEIRSRLFGNKLISLPFCVYGGPVAADPDVRQALVSHASALAGRLEVDYLELRNQQAVPDLQATDRYVTFRRELDQDPERNMSAIPRKQRAMIRKGTAKGLAPQFEVGVDEFFSAYAESLRNLGTPVLPLRYFATLKEVFGDKCEIMAVRREKAGPALAAVMSFYFRDEVLPYYGGGTRLAREYHAYDFMYWELLVHALSRGVRIFDFGRSRQGSGSYRFKTHWGFEPRTLPYQYDLVRASALPNVTPDNPRYQGLIRLWQRLPLPVTTVVGPLLAKNLG from the coding sequence ATGGTGGATGTCAGTGAACTGAAGGACAGGGACGATTTTCCAGCCTGGAACCAGTTCGTAACCGGGCACCCGGAGGGTACTTTCTTTCATCTGGCCGGATGGAAGGACGTCATCGAACAATCCTTCGGGCACCGGACCTTTTATCTTTTCACGCGTTCCGGAGGCCAGCTGACCGGGGTACTGCCCCTGGCCGAGATACGCAGTCGGTTGTTTGGCAACAAGCTCATCTCACTTCCATTCTGTGTGTACGGTGGCCCGGTAGCCGCGGACCCGGATGTCCGGCAGGCCTTGGTCAGTCATGCGTCGGCGCTTGCCGGCCGCCTGGAGGTTGACTATCTCGAGCTGCGCAACCAGCAGGCCGTGCCGGACCTGCAGGCCACTGACCGTTACGTGACATTCCGCAGGGAGCTCGACCAGGACCCGGAGCGCAACATGAGTGCAATCCCCCGCAAGCAGCGGGCGATGATACGCAAGGGGACTGCCAAGGGTCTTGCGCCGCAGTTCGAAGTTGGTGTGGATGAGTTTTTCAGTGCTTATGCCGAGAGCCTGCGAAATCTCGGTACGCCGGTGTTGCCACTGCGTTATTTCGCAACTCTGAAAGAAGTCTTCGGCGACAAATGCGAGATCATGGCGGTGCGTCGAGAGAAAGCCGGGCCGGCATTGGCCGCGGTGATGAGTTTTTATTTCCGCGACGAGGTGTTGCCGTACTACGGCGGTGGCACACGGCTCGCGCGTGAGTATCACGCTTACGACTTCATGTACTGGGAGCTGCTCGTACATGCCCTGAGTCGCGGCGTTCGCATTTTCGATTTTGGCCGTAGTCGCCAGGGAAGCGGGTCTTACCGGTTCAAGACCCACTGGGGATTCGAGCCACGGACTCTGCCGTATCAGTACGATCTGGTCCGCGCCAGTGCGCTGCCGAACGTGACCCCGGATAATCCCCGCTATCAGGGCCTCATCCGTCTCTGGCAAAGGCTGCCCTTGCCGGTAACGACAGTGGTGGGGCCGCTGCTGGCAAAAAACCTCGGATAA
- a CDS encoding TIGR03013 family PEP-CTERM/XrtA system glycosyltransferase, protein MFSRLSNPLLILVPAEFAVAFGSLYAGTWIRFGLNLQAGELLVGPVLPRATSFAVCMVLGLVAMGLYRARQRPTFREGIARVLVGVALGGLAFVLFFYLFPVYNTGRLTVAIAMIGTFLGVTAVRSVMLRLLDHNPVKRRVLVIGSGRVAAKLGMLRRRSDRRRFDLVGFLPGSDAERAFAQECGIGPLFESENDLQHLQFDEIVVGLDDRRGTFPTAQLLRLRYDGVAVRDIVDFLEQETGKIDLDVLHPGWLIFASSGHTRWGFRAAKRILDLLAGTALLCLSAPIFLLVAVGVWIEEGWNAPLLYRQRRVGQGGRVFELLKFRSMGVDAEAATGPLWAARRSDDRVTRTGRVIRRFRVDELPQLVNVIRGEMSIVGPRPERPEFVEKLVAGLPLYDFRHSMQPGLTGWAQLNFPYGASVEDAGEKLKYDLFYIKNAGIVFDLFILIQTLEVVVWGRSMSMAGTRNQDATKEGEPEIAKMPAAVQRKRDVA, encoded by the coding sequence ATGTTCAGCAGATTGTCGAATCCCCTGCTTATCCTGGTTCCCGCGGAGTTCGCGGTTGCCTTTGGCTCGTTGTACGCGGGCACCTGGATCCGGTTCGGGCTGAATCTGCAGGCCGGTGAGCTGCTGGTCGGGCCCGTGTTGCCGCGTGCCACCTCATTTGCGGTCTGCATGGTGCTCGGGCTGGTCGCGATGGGCCTGTATCGTGCCCGGCAGCGTCCGACATTCCGGGAAGGTATCGCACGGGTACTCGTCGGCGTTGCCCTTGGCGGGCTTGCCTTCGTGCTTTTTTTCTATTTGTTCCCTGTTTACAACACCGGCCGTCTGACTGTCGCAATCGCGATGATCGGCACTTTCCTCGGTGTAACAGCAGTTCGCTCGGTAATGCTGCGCCTGCTCGACCACAACCCCGTCAAGCGACGGGTCCTTGTCATTGGTTCAGGCCGGGTTGCGGCGAAGCTGGGCATGCTGAGGCGCCGTTCCGATCGTCGCAGGTTTGACCTGGTGGGCTTCCTGCCCGGCAGCGACGCCGAGCGTGCGTTTGCGCAAGAATGCGGAATCGGGCCGCTGTTTGAATCCGAGAATGATCTGCAACACCTGCAGTTCGATGAAATAGTAGTTGGCCTTGACGACAGGCGAGGGACGTTTCCGACCGCCCAGCTGCTGCGACTGCGTTACGACGGAGTGGCCGTCCGTGACATCGTGGACTTTCTGGAGCAGGAAACCGGCAAGATCGACCTCGATGTCCTTCACCCCGGCTGGCTGATTTTTGCATCCAGCGGGCATACCCGCTGGGGATTTCGTGCGGCGAAGCGAATTCTTGATCTTCTCGCCGGGACCGCTTTGCTGTGCCTGTCGGCACCGATATTTCTGCTGGTGGCAGTGGGTGTCTGGATCGAGGAGGGGTGGAACGCACCGCTGCTGTATCGTCAGCGCAGGGTAGGCCAGGGCGGGCGCGTTTTCGAATTGCTGAAGTTCCGCAGCATGGGTGTGGATGCGGAGGCGGCTACCGGCCCGTTATGGGCGGCGCGCCGGAGCGATGATCGCGTGACCCGGACGGGGCGAGTCATCCGTCGTTTTCGTGTCGACGAGCTTCCTCAGCTCGTCAACGTCATTCGGGGCGAGATGAGTATTGTCGGGCCGAGACCCGAAAGGCCTGAGTTTGTGGAGAAACTCGTAGCCGGTTTGCCGCTGTACGATTTCCGCCACTCCATGCAGCCTGGCCTCACCGGATGGGCCCAGTTGAACTTCCCCTACGGCGCTTCCGTAGAAGACGCCGGCGAAAAACTCAAATACGATCTTTTTTACATAAAAAATGCCGGCATCGTGTTCGATCTGTTCATCCTGATTCAGACGCTGGAGGTTGTCGTCTGGGGTCGGAGCATGAGCATGGCCGGGACCCGGAATCAGGACGCCACGAAAGAAGGCGAACCCGAAATTGCGAAGATGCCCGCAGCCGTGCAGCGAAAGAGGGACGTCGCTTAG
- a CDS encoding AAA family ATPase: protein MYENYFGLTCRPFDLAPDPRFIYMTAQHSRAVANIKFALMNRDSFVIITGEIGIGKTTILNTVLEELGPDFVTAKLTHTTLSHIELLQALLSEFGMPIYKKKKVLLLDTLRSFFLKKHEEGKHVVIIVDEAQNLTGPALEELRLLSCIDTADRKIISIVLTGQPNLDDLIDAPGLTQLRQRARLRQRLDALSEDDTIHYLQHRLAIAGGDVEKIFTPDAVKDVHRLTQGIPRLINTLCDTALTACMVENIPTVTLEVIDEVVHELRWQWFEERDRHPTAEHSAPGSTAASGKPRASRVMLMVYKAGQFVEQAQASQFPFVIGRSNANDLVIIDKEVSRRHALIDCIGGIYVVEDLNSKNGILVNHKRRPRALLRSGDIITFGQIDVVFYTDRTAMKDITHAAVQSASNDPLPGNNGPSGDLAEEIEQTARRKTKGVAELS from the coding sequence ATGTATGAGAACTATTTCGGACTGACCTGTCGGCCGTTCGACCTTGCGCCGGACCCACGATTCATCTACATGACTGCCCAGCACTCACGTGCTGTGGCTAACATCAAGTTTGCCCTGATGAACAGGGACAGTTTCGTCATCATCACCGGCGAAATCGGCATCGGCAAGACGACCATCCTGAATACGGTACTCGAGGAGCTCGGCCCTGATTTCGTGACCGCGAAGCTGACTCATACGACCCTCTCCCATATCGAGCTTCTCCAGGCGCTGCTGTCCGAATTCGGCATGCCGATCTACAAGAAAAAGAAGGTACTCCTCCTGGACACCCTCCGCTCCTTCTTCCTGAAAAAGCACGAAGAAGGCAAGCACGTGGTGATCATCGTGGACGAGGCGCAGAACCTGACCGGCCCGGCCCTCGAGGAACTCCGCCTTCTGTCGTGCATTGATACTGCCGACCGGAAGATCATCAGCATCGTGCTGACCGGCCAGCCGAACCTTGACGATCTGATCGATGCGCCCGGGCTGACACAACTGCGCCAGCGCGCGCGTTTGCGTCAACGCCTGGATGCGCTGAGCGAGGACGATACCATTCACTACCTGCAACACCGCCTGGCAATCGCCGGCGGCGATGTTGAGAAGATCTTCACCCCGGACGCGGTCAAGGATGTGCATCGTCTGACCCAGGGCATTCCCCGCCTTATCAATACGTTATGTGATACTGCTCTCACCGCATGTATGGTGGAGAATATTCCGACCGTCACTCTCGAGGTCATCGACGAGGTCGTCCACGAGTTGCGATGGCAGTGGTTCGAGGAGCGCGACCGGCATCCGACTGCAGAGCACAGCGCCCCCGGATCCACCGCTGCATCGGGAAAACCCCGCGCCTCCCGCGTGATGCTCATGGTCTACAAGGCCGGTCAGTTCGTCGAACAGGCACAGGCGTCACAGTTTCCTTTCGTAATCGGCCGCAGCAACGCCAACGACCTGGTCATCATCGACAAAGAGGTGAGCCGTCGACACGCGCTGATCGACTGCATCGGCGGCATTTACGTCGTCGAGGACCTCAACAGCAAGAACGGTATTCTGGTCAATCACAAACGCCGTCCGCGCGCGCTGCTGCGCTCCGGTGACATCATCACATTCGGTCAGATCGACGTCGTGTTCTATACGGACAGAACTGCCATGAAGGACATCACTCATGCGGCAGTTCAATCCGCGAGCAATGATCCCCTGCCGGGCAACAACGGTCCCTCGGGTGATCTGGCCGAAGAAATCGAGCAGACCGCACGACGCAAGACAAAAGGCGTGGCGGAACTTTCCTGA
- a CDS encoding nucleotide sugar dehydrogenase: MNISVFGLGYVGAVSAACLARDGHHVIGVDPNATKVDLINSGRSPIIENGLEDLIGSAVTAGRLRAVTEASVAIANSDLTIVCVGTPSETNGSLNLRFVKAVCEEIGACLRSKGRYHTVIMRSTILPGTMRNLVIPTLESASGLTAGEDFGICNNPEFLRESTAIHDYDHPPKTVIGMIDERSGATARSLYEHLPAPMIQTAIEVAEMVKYVDNVWHALKVAFANEVGSICKRLSIDSHLVMDIFCQDRKLNISPYYLKPGFAFGGSCLPKDVSALTYKAGRLDLQLPLLESIMESNKLHIERTLDMVMAHGRKRVGILGLSFKAGTDDLRHSPMVEVAERLIGKGYDVRLYDRNVSLSHLIGANRDYILVHIPHIARLLVGTLEELAEFAEIILVGNADHEFTRIAPMLSDRQHIIDLVRLDLADGKSSYEGLVW; encoded by the coding sequence ATGAATATCAGTGTCTTTGGCCTCGGTTATGTTGGCGCAGTTTCGGCTGCCTGCCTCGCCCGCGATGGCCATCATGTCATCGGCGTTGATCCGAACGCGACCAAGGTCGATCTCATAAACTCCGGTCGCTCGCCGATAATCGAAAACGGACTCGAGGATCTCATTGGCAGCGCGGTTACGGCCGGGCGGCTTCGTGCCGTGACGGAGGCCTCGGTCGCGATAGCGAACTCCGACCTGACGATCGTCTGCGTCGGCACGCCGAGCGAGACCAATGGCAGCCTGAACCTGCGTTTCGTCAAGGCGGTATGTGAGGAGATCGGCGCCTGCCTGCGATCGAAGGGGCGCTACCACACCGTGATCATGCGCAGCACCATTCTTCCAGGCACCATGCGCAACCTGGTTATCCCCACGCTCGAGTCAGCATCCGGCCTGACCGCCGGAGAGGACTTCGGCATCTGCAACAACCCGGAGTTTCTCCGCGAGAGCACCGCGATTCACGATTATGACCATCCGCCAAAGACGGTCATCGGAATGATCGACGAGCGCAGCGGCGCGACAGCCCGGAGCCTTTACGAGCATCTGCCGGCGCCCATGATACAAACGGCCATCGAGGTCGCCGAGATGGTCAAGTATGTGGACAACGTGTGGCATGCGCTCAAAGTCGCCTTCGCCAACGAGGTCGGCTCCATCTGCAAGCGTCTGAGCATAGACAGCCACCTAGTCATGGACATTTTCTGCCAGGACAGGAAGCTGAATATCTCTCCCTACTACCTCAAGCCGGGCTTCGCCTTCGGGGGTTCCTGTCTTCCCAAGGACGTCTCGGCGTTGACGTATAAAGCCGGCCGGCTGGACCTGCAGCTGCCACTCCTAGAGTCCATCATGGAAAGCAACAAGCTCCATATCGAGCGGACACTCGACATGGTGATGGCACATGGACGGAAACGAGTCGGGATCCTCGGGCTGAGCTTCAAGGCCGGAACAGACGATCTGCGCCACAGCCCCATGGTCGAAGTCGCAGAACGGCTGATCGGGAAGGGCTACGACGTGCGCCTGTATGACCGAAACGTCAGCCTGTCGCACCTGATCGGCGCGAACCGGGACTACATTCTCGTCCACATCCCGCATATCGCCAGGCTCCTGGTCGGTACGCTGGAGGAACTCGCCGAATTCGCCGAGATCATACTGGTCGGTAATGCCGACCATGAGTTCACGCGAATTGCCCCGATGCTCTCCGACCGCCAACACATCATTGACCTGGTCCGTCTCGATCTGGCCGATGGCAAATCGAGCTACGAAGGGCTTGTCTGGTAG
- a CDS encoding polysaccharide biosynthesis/export family protein: MPLAIALLVTAQASIAADAVPSRDPYRVSPGDVLQISVWKEEDLQRELLVNPDGHFAFPLAGDMLAEGKTVEEIRQELTEKLSRFIPEVVVTVAAVQLNGNKVYVIGQVNRPGEFVMNRATDVMQAISIAGGPTTFAGLDDIVILRRGEQGSQVAIPFRYGDVQKGQKLDQNIILRAGDTVVVP; encoded by the coding sequence TTGCCGCTGGCCATCGCGCTGCTCGTTACGGCACAAGCATCGATTGCCGCAGACGCCGTTCCGTCCCGGGACCCCTACCGCGTCAGCCCGGGCGACGTGCTGCAGATCTCGGTCTGGAAGGAAGAAGACCTGCAGCGCGAGCTGCTGGTGAATCCGGATGGACACTTTGCCTTCCCCCTGGCCGGTGACATGCTTGCCGAAGGCAAGACGGTCGAAGAAATCCGCCAGGAGCTGACGGAGAAACTCAGCCGCTTCATTCCCGAGGTGGTGGTCACGGTGGCCGCCGTCCAGCTCAACGGCAACAAGGTTTATGTCATCGGCCAGGTCAACCGGCCGGGTGAATTCGTCATGAACCGGGCAACCGACGTCATGCAGGCCATCAGCATTGCCGGCGGCCCCACCACCTTCGCCGGACTCGATGACATCGTGATCCTGCGGCGCGGAGAACAAGGTTCTCAGGTCGCGATCCCGTTCAGGTACGGCGACGTCCAGAAAGGACAGAAGCTGGATCAGAACATCATCCTTCGGGCTGGCGACACGGTGGTGGTGCCCTGA